Within the Candidatus Zixiibacteriota bacterium genome, the region CACCATCGAATCCCCCTACGCCGGAACCGAGAAACAACTCCTGGCGGTCATCAAACACCTGGATCGCTCCCGCTTCCGCCCCCACCTGGTTTGCCTGCGTTCGAGCCAATGGCTGAAAACCGCCGAGCCGGGATGCAAGGTGAGCGTGATGAACTTCGGATCGTTCTTCTCGATGAGTTTTTTTCACGGTCGCCGACGTTTCGTAGAGTTCTGTCGGGAGCACAAGATCGACATGGTCCAGACATTTTTCCGAGATGGTAATCACGCCGGTACTTTGTGGGCGCATAAGGCCCGAGTCGCGGTCATTATAGGCAGCCGACGTAACGTGGGCAGCGGCTACTGGCACAATCGCCGTGAGATAGCTATCCTAAAGTTTCTGAAACGCTACACCACTCACTATATTACGAATTCGGAAGCGGCCGCCGCGGAAGCGCGAGAGGTCGAGGGCGTGGACCCTGCTCACATCTCGGTTGTGCGCAACGGTCTGGACATGAATGCCTACCCACAGCCGAGTGCCGAGATGGCGGTTGAGGTTAAAAAATCCTGGGGCTTCTCAGAAGATTCCACGGTGATCGGCGTTGTGGCCAACCTGCGACCGGTTAAGAACCTGGAGT harbors:
- a CDS encoding glycosyltransferase, with amino-acid sequence MINIAFVIDTIESPYAGTEKQLLAVIKHLDRSRFRPHLVCLRSSQWLKTAEPGCKVSVMNFGSFFSMSFFHGRRRFVEFCREHKIDMVQTFFRDGNHAGTLWAHKARVAVIIGSRRNVGSGYWHNRREIAILKFLKRYTTHYITNSEAAAAEAREVEGVDPAHISVVRNGLDMNAYPQPSAEMAVEVKKSWGFSEDSTVIGVVANLRPVKNLEFLIRRAKTIIEQRPQTRFVVLGEGHFRTELEQMIVDYDLTGKFLLPGRSDNVARDLAGFDVAVLCSHRESLSNSLMEYMATGRAVIASDVGGNRELISQSDLGYLYPADDSGQFERQVLGLLDDPELRNRMGAAAREKASNSFSYEAMIGQLETVYESLMPTHHTHREERAEQS